A single window of Arcobacter venerupis DNA harbors:
- a CDS encoding methyltransferase domain-containing protein: MQNPSKFHNNRKAYNWLIYNNIDKWLLEYSKYYKRTLVDLGCGTAPYKDFFLQYADKYVGVDWTNTLHNSKADVISNLNERIELPDNYADTIVSLSVMEHLCEPQIFLNEGYRILRNNGVIILQVPWMWCIHEAPYDYFRYTPYGLKYMFEKAGYKDIHIQPITGFFTMWFLKMNYFSLKWIKGSKLRKTFTKALLIPFWYVAQKIAPCLDNKHRGWSLESAGFFVIAKK; this comes from the coding sequence ATGCAAAACCCAAGTAAATTTCACAACAATAGAAAAGCTTACAATTGGCTCATATATAATAATATAGATAAATGGTTGTTAGAATATTCAAAATATTATAAACGTACATTAGTGGATTTAGGATGCGGAACAGCACCATATAAAGATTTCTTTTTACAATATGCTGACAAATATGTTGGTGTTGATTGGACAAATACTTTACATAATTCAAAAGCAGATGTAATATCAAATTTAAATGAAAGAATTGAACTACCTGATAATTACGCTGATACAATTGTTTCTTTATCAGTTATGGAACACCTTTGTGAACCACAAATATTTTTAAATGAAGGTTATCGAATATTGAGAAATAATGGTGTTATAATACTTCAAGTTCCGTGGATGTGGTGTATTCATGAAGCACCTTATGACTATTTTCGTTATACTCCATATGGACTTAAATATATGTTTGAGAAAGCTGGATACAAAGATATTCATATTCAACCAATTACAGGATTTTTTACTATGTGGTTTTTGAAAATGAATTATTTTAGTTTAAAATGGATAAAAGGCTCAAAATTGCGTAAAACTTTTACAAAAGCTTTATTAATTCCATTTTGGTATGTTGCACAGAAAATTGCTCCTTGTCTTGATAATAAACATAGAGGTTGGTCACTTGAAAGTGCTGGCTTTTTTGTAATAGCTAAGAAATAA
- a CDS encoding glycosyltransferase family 2 protein translates to MLQESETISVIIPTYNRAKTIEYCIKSILEQTLLPNEIIIVDDTSTDNTESIVASLNNNLIKFIKLDKNSGAQVARNIGITKAKSKWIAFLDSDDMWENNKLELQMGELKKVNFDVYTLVHGDCYCFDTHLNKKWVWNMPMTEYKCYDKLLLRPSTLFPSLLISKQALEEIGFLDENIQSFQEWDTSIRLAKICNFIHIKAPLFIYMLHDGETISKNNVKYIQGYLYILNKFKNDFYKYHGELKWKEQINSLKEKALKENIYKEVEYLFEI, encoded by the coding sequence ATGTTGCAAGAATCTGAAACAATATCCGTTATTATACCAACATATAATCGTGCTAAAACCATTGAATACTGTATAAAATCTATTCTAGAACAAACTCTTTTACCAAATGAAATAATAATTGTAGATGATACTTCAACTGACAATACAGAAAGTATAGTTGCATCATTAAATAATAATTTAATAAAGTTTATTAAACTTGATAAAAATAGTGGGGCTCAAGTTGCTAGAAATATAGGTATAACTAAAGCCAAAAGTAAATGGATAGCATTTTTAGACTCTGATGATATGTGGGAGAATAATAAACTTGAATTACAAATGGGAGAACTTAAAAAAGTAAATTTTGATGTATATACTCTCGTTCATGGAGATTGTTATTGTTTTGATACACACCTAAATAAAAAATGGGTTTGGAATATGCCAATGACAGAATATAAATGTTATGACAAATTGCTACTACGACCATCTACATTATTTCCTAGCTTATTAATTTCAAAGCAAGCGTTAGAAGAAATTGGATTTTTAGATGAAAATATTCAATCTTTTCAAGAGTGGGATACAAGTATAAGGTTAGCAAAGATCTGTAATTTTATTCATATAAAAGCACCATTATTCATATATATGCTACATGATGGTGAAACTATCTCTAAAAATAATGTAAAGTATATTCAAGGATATTTATATATACTAAATAAGTTCAAAAATGATTTTTATAAATATCATGGAGAATTAAAATGGAAAGAACAAATAAATTCTTTAAAAGAAAAAGCTTTAAAAGAAAATATCTATAAAGAAGTAGAATATTTATTTGAAATATAA
- a CDS encoding cupin domain-containing protein encodes MIKTIIHNNVQLAIIIKHNYKKDGIEFFTPNEYSQQLAYMSHKKGKKIDAHIHNKVTRDVHLTQEVLVIRKGKLRVDFYSQDKIYLESTILEKGDVILLASGGHGFEALEDLEMIEIKQGPYLGEEDKTRFEHISNNKLEIK; translated from the coding sequence ATGATTAAAACAATAATTCATAATAATGTACAACTAGCAATCATAATTAAACATAATTATAAAAAAGATGGTATTGAGTTTTTCACGCCTAATGAATATTCACAACAATTAGCATATATGTCTCATAAAAAAGGTAAAAAAATAGATGCACATATTCACAATAAAGTAACAAGAGATGTGCACCTAACTCAAGAAGTACTTGTTATAAGAAAAGGTAAACTAAGAGTTGATTTTTATAGTCAAGATAAAATATATTTAGAAAGTACTATTTTAGAAAAGGGTGATGTTATTTTACTTGCAAGTGGTGGACATGGATTTGAAGCCTTAGAAGATTTAGAAATGATAGAAATTAAACAAGGCCCTTATTTAGGAGAAGAAGACAAGACTCGTTTTGAACATATTTCAAATAATAAATTGGAAATAAAATAA
- a CDS encoding DegT/DnrJ/EryC1/StrS family aminotransferase: protein MIPVNEPLLNGNEKKYLNECIDTGWISSEGPFINKFENAMANYVGRKYAVAVTNGTAALEMAIEALGIGKNDEVIMPSFTIISCAQAIVKAGAKPILVDSEYDTFNMKTSDIEAKITSRTKAIMIVHIYGLPVDINPILELAKKHNLKIIEDAAEMHGQTYNGKMCGSFGDISIFSFYPNKIITTGEGGMVLVNDEVLYEKCKSLRNLCFSSDGDKRFIHENLGWNLRMTNIQAALGVAQLERIDEFISKKRWIGAMYQELLSDIKTINLPIKQKDFAENIYWVFSITLKNEYQKSAKEVMKELGAKGVATRPFFYPMHSQPVFTKMGLFLNEEYSNASKLYEKGFYIPSGMAITEEQIKEVSKIMHEILT from the coding sequence ATGATACCAGTAAATGAACCATTGTTGAATGGAAATGAGAAGAAGTATCTCAATGAATGTATAGATACAGGTTGGATAAGTAGCGAAGGTCCTTTTATAAACAAATTTGAAAATGCAATGGCAAATTATGTAGGACGAAAATATGCAGTAGCTGTTACAAACGGTACAGCAGCACTAGAAATGGCAATAGAAGCTTTAGGAATAGGTAAAAATGATGAAGTGATAATGCCTAGTTTTACTATAATTTCTTGCGCGCAAGCAATTGTAAAAGCTGGAGCGAAACCTATACTTGTAGATTCTGAATATGATACCTTTAATATGAAAACATCTGATATTGAAGCTAAAATAACTTCTCGAACAAAAGCAATAATGATTGTACATATTTATGGATTACCCGTTGATATAAATCCTATTTTAGAATTGGCAAAAAAACACAACTTAAAAATCATAGAAGATGCAGCAGAAATGCATGGACAAACATATAATGGAAAAATGTGTGGAAGTTTTGGAGATATAAGTATATTTAGTTTTTATCCAAATAAAATCATTACAACAGGAGAAGGGGGAATGGTATTAGTGAATGACGAAGTACTTTATGAAAAATGCAAAAGCCTTAGAAATCTTTGTTTTTCTTCTGATGGTGATAAACGATTTATTCATGAAAATCTAGGCTGGAATCTTCGTATGACAAATATTCAAGCAGCTCTTGGAGTTGCTCAACTTGAGAGAATAGATGAGTTTATATCAAAAAAAAGATGGATAGGAGCTATGTATCAAGAGCTTCTCTCAGATATTAAAACAATAAATTTACCAATAAAACAAAAAGATTTTGCAGAAAATATCTATTGGGTATTTTCTATTACACTTAAAAATGAATACCAAAAATCAGCAAAAGAAGTTATGAAAGAATTAGGAGCAAAAGGAGTTGCAACTAGACCATTCTTTTACCCTATGCACTCTCAACCTGTATTTACTAAAATGGGATTATTTCTAAATGAAGAATATTCAAATGCCTCAAAACTATATGAAAAAGGTTTTTATATTCCAAGTGGTATGGCTATTACTGAAGAACAAATAAAAGAAGTATCTAAAATTATGCATGAGATACTGACATGA
- a CDS encoding class I SAM-dependent DNA methyltransferase — protein MNQFGDLYSQYYDLLYSDKDYLSEVKYIDKLIKSNTNNAKTLLDMGCGTGKHAELFCNKGYVVHGIDLSLDMLKIAETRRKGKEKNLNFSHSNITNLNLNKKFDVIVSLFHVMSYQNSNEELIKAFEVAKEHLNDGGIFIFDFWYGPAVLTDLPTTRIKKLENKNIKVTRLAEPILHSQQNIVDVNYIVFIEDKNTNEIIEKTELHKMRYFFDTELEMICDKVNLTFEKKYTWLLETEPNFNSWNAVWILRK, from the coding sequence ATGAATCAATTTGGAGATTTATACTCGCAATATTATGATTTACTATATAGTGATAAAGATTATCTAAGCGAGGTTAAGTATATTGATAAATTGATTAAATCAAATACAAATAATGCTAAAACTTTACTGGATATGGGATGTGGAACAGGAAAACATGCTGAACTCTTTTGTAACAAAGGATATGTAGTTCATGGTATTGATTTAAGTTTAGATATGTTAAAAATTGCTGAAACTAGACGAAAAGGAAAAGAAAAAAATCTTAATTTTAGCCATAGTAATATTACGAATCTGAATCTAAATAAAAAATTTGATGTAATAGTTTCTCTTTTTCATGTGATGAGTTACCAAAATTCAAATGAAGAACTAATTAAAGCTTTTGAAGTAGCAAAAGAGCATCTTAATGATGGTGGTATTTTCATATTTGATTTTTGGTATGGACCAGCTGTTTTAACTGATTTACCAACAACAAGAATAAAGAAACTAGAAAATAAAAATATTAAAGTTACAAGATTGGCAGAACCGATTTTACATTCACAACAAAATATTGTAGATGTGAACTATATTGTATTTATAGAAGATAAAAATACAAATGAAATAATAGAAAAAACTGAACTACATAAAATGAGGTATTTTTTTGATACTGAATTAGAAATGATTTGTGATAAAGTTAATTTAACTTTTGAAAAGAAATATACCTGGTTACTAGAAACTGAACCTAATTTTAATAGTTGGAATGCGGTATGGATATTGAGAAAATGA
- a CDS encoding glycosyltransferase, with translation MDIEKMKKLNVAFYISSSKKVGGGFQYEYKAISLLLNANFNDINILIMTDIRNVVAEYTEMGIETIFIKYRQEDDTLISMEEFLTRRNIDLVYFLTPSSKAKELINIPYVMTVWDLCHRDFNEFPEVRNNNEFEKREERYTTLLKKAIKVTTDSELGKKNICYRYGIDESRVKILKFLPQTMNNDKYINIKEKYNISNNYIYYPAQFWAHKNHIYILKALKILKEQYNLTIDTIFTGSDYGNLNYILEKAHEFDIKKQVHYLGFVDEEEISNLYKQSIALVMPTYFGPTNIPPLEAFSLNVPVCYSDLEGLREQVGEAAFLMNLQDPNSLVKHLLTILEDNSIVTDKILLGQNIINSWTEKDFLNGIYNILDEYKILRECWK, from the coding sequence ATGGATATTGAGAAAATGAAAAAATTAAATGTTGCATTTTATATAAGTTCATCTAAAAAAGTTGGTGGTGGATTTCAATATGAATATAAAGCAATTTCATTATTACTAAATGCAAATTTTAACGATATAAATATTCTTATTATGACAGATATCCGAAATGTTGTAGCAGAATATACTGAAATGGGTATTGAAACTATATTTATAAAATATCGACAAGAAGATGATACTTTAATCTCTATGGAGGAATTTTTAACTCGTAGAAATATTGACTTAGTTTATTTCCTAACACCAAGTAGTAAAGCCAAAGAGTTGATAAATATTCCTTATGTTATGACTGTTTGGGATTTATGCCACAGAGACTTCAATGAATTTCCTGAAGTTAGGAATAATAATGAATTTGAAAAACGAGAAGAAAGATATACTACTTTATTAAAAAAAGCAATAAAAGTCACTACTGATTCAGAACTTGGTAAAAAAAATATTTGTTATAGATATGGAATAGATGAATCAAGAGTTAAAATATTAAAATTCTTACCACAAACAATGAATAATGATAAATACATAAATATAAAAGAAAAATATAATATATCTAATAATTATATATATTATCCTGCTCAATTCTGGGCACATAAAAATCATATTTATATTTTAAAAGCATTAAAGATATTAAAAGAACAATATAATTTAACAATTGATACTATATTTACAGGAAGTGATTATGGCAATCTAAATTATATTTTAGAAAAAGCTCATGAATTTGATATTAAAAAACAGGTTCACTATTTAGGCTTTGTTGATGAAGAAGAAATTTCAAATTTATATAAACAATCTATTGCACTTGTAATGCCTACATATTTTGGTCCAACAAATATCCCCCCTTTAGAAGCATTTTCTTTAAATGTTCCTGTTTGTTATTCTGATTTAGAAGGGCTACGAGAACAAGTAGGTGAAGCTGCATTTTTAATGAATCTGCAGGATCCAAATAGTCTTGTTAAACATCTTTTAACTATATTAGAAGATAACAGTATTGTTACTGATAAGATATTACTGGGGCAAAATATCATTAATTCTTGGACAGAAAAAGATTTTTTAAATGGTATTTATAATATTTTAGATGAATACAAAATACTAAGAGAATGTTGGAAATAA
- the gmd gene encoding GDP-mannose 4,6-dehydratase has translation MTEKKVALITGITGQDGSYLAEFLLKKGYIVHGIKRRTSLFNTDRIDHLYEDPHVENRNLILHFGDMTDSMNLTRVIQEVQPDEIYNLAAMSHVAVSFETPEYVANADGTGTLRILEAVKLLGLTKKTKIYQASTSELYGKVQETPQSETTPFYPRSPYAVAKMYAYWITVNYREAYGMFACNGILFNHESPVRGETFVTRKITRAASKIALGLQDKLYLGNLDAKRDWGHAKDYVRMMWMILQASEPEDWVIATGQTTTVRDFVKFAFAYAGINLRFEDVGVDEIGIIDSLDLEKAKASNVDISHLNIGQNVVCVDPRYFRPTEVDLLLGNPAKAEQKLGWNREYNLQDLVNDMMKSDLKLMTKDVYLKDGGYKTMSYFE, from the coding sequence ATGACAGAAAAAAAAGTAGCATTAATCACAGGAATTACAGGACAAGATGGAAGTTATTTAGCAGAGTTTTTACTAAAAAAAGGTTATATTGTACATGGAATAAAAAGAAGAACTTCTTTGTTCAATACAGATAGGATAGACCATCTTTACGAAGATCCTCATGTAGAAAATAGAAATCTAATTTTACATTTTGGGGATATGACAGATTCTATGAATTTAACTAGAGTTATCCAAGAAGTACAACCTGATGAAATATATAATTTAGCAGCAATGAGTCATGTTGCTGTATCTTTTGAAACACCTGAATATGTTGCAAATGCAGATGGAACAGGGACACTTAGAATTCTTGAAGCAGTAAAACTTCTTGGACTTACAAAAAAAACAAAAATATATCAAGCCTCTACTTCTGAACTTTATGGAAAAGTACAAGAAACACCTCAAAGTGAAACTACTCCATTTTATCCAAGAAGTCCTTATGCTGTTGCTAAAATGTACGCTTATTGGATAACTGTGAATTATAGAGAAGCTTATGGTATGTTTGCTTGTAATGGAATTCTATTTAACCATGAATCACCAGTAAGAGGAGAAACATTTGTTACTAGAAAAATTACAAGAGCAGCTTCAAAAATAGCTTTAGGTTTACAAGATAAATTATACCTTGGAAACTTAGATGCAAAAAGAGATTGGGGTCATGCAAAAGATTATGTAAGAATGATGTGGATGATTTTACAAGCTTCTGAGCCTGAAGATTGGGTTATTGCAACTGGACAAACAACAACTGTTAGAGATTTTGTGAAATTTGCTTTTGCATATGCTGGAATAAACTTAAGATTTGAAGATGTTGGTGTTGATGAAATTGGTATTATAGATTCTTTAGATTTAGAAAAAGCAAAAGCTTCAAATGTAGATATTTCGCATCTAAATATTGGACAAAATGTAGTTTGTGTAGACCCAAGATATTTCAGACCAACTGAAGTTGATTTACTTTTAGGAAATCCTGCAAAAGCTGAACAAAAACTTGGATGGAATAGAGAATACAACTTACAAGATTTAGTAAATGATATGATGAAATCAGATTTAAAATTAATGACAAAGGATGTTTACCTAAAAGATGGTGGATATAAAACTATGAGTTATTTTGAGTAA
- a CDS encoding glycosyltransferase family 2 protein: MNTNKTKVTIVTVTYNAQEYLEQTIKSIIEQDYPNIEYIIIDGASTDKTVDIIKKYEKYITYWISEPDTGIYDAMNKGINVATGEWINFMNAGDSFCENNTILNVIKSLKNDTDLISGDIYYIENDEKTYHKQQLINYPMQNMFCYHQTLFTKTSIMKQIKFSTEFRIAGDYDFVLKCYIKNYKFQYLNFAIANFISGGLAESQNIIARIEDIFIQSKYTQDSSDIFNSYSFTRLNSYNKTNNSLFTRLLNNLYLQCQEYDLDKKKFVLYGYGNIGEIIYNKYENNITHIIDQNHENIIHDKLYGTNLLSSLNFEYILISVLGKEKEIKKYLIKTFNIPESKILTFKI, encoded by the coding sequence ATGAATACAAATAAAACAAAAGTAACCATTGTAACAGTAACTTATAATGCACAAGAATATCTTGAACAAACTATTAAGAGTATCATAGAACAAGATTATCCAAATATTGAATATATAATTATTGATGGTGCTAGTACTGATAAAACTGTTGATATTATAAAGAAATATGAAAAATACATCACTTATTGGATTAGTGAACCTGATACTGGAATTTATGATGCCATGAATAAAGGCATTAATGTTGCAACAGGAGAATGGATTAATTTTATGAATGCAGGTGATAGTTTTTGTGAAAATAATACAATTCTAAATGTGATAAAAAGCCTAAAGAATGATACAGATCTTATTTCTGGTGATATATATTATATTGAAAATGACGAAAAAACTTATCACAAACAACAATTAATTAATTATCCAATGCAAAATATGTTTTGCTATCATCAGACGTTATTTACAAAAACATCTATCATGAAACAAATAAAGTTTTCAACTGAATTTAGAATTGCAGGGGATTATGATTTTGTCCTTAAATGTTATATAAAAAACTATAAATTTCAATACTTAAATTTTGCCATAGCTAATTTTATAAGTGGAGGATTAGCTGAAAGTCAAAATATTATTGCTAGAATTGAAGATATATTTATTCAATCAAAATATACACAAGATTCTAGTGATATATTTAATTCATACTCTTTTACACGATTAAATAGCTACAATAAAACAAATAATTCACTATTTACTAGACTATTAAATAATTTGTATTTACAATGTCAGGAATACGATTTAGATAAGAAAAAATTTGTACTTTACGGATATGGTAATATAGGAGAAATTATTTACAATAAATATGAAAATAATATTACTCACATTATCGATCAAAATCATGAAAATATAATACATGATAAATTATATGGAACTAATTTATTATCATCTTTAAATTTTGAATACATTCTAATTAGTGTCTTGGGTAAAGAAAAGGAGATTAAAAAATATTTAATAAAAACTTTCAATATCCCAGAAAGTAAGATTTTAACATTTAAGATTTAA
- a CDS encoding Stealth CR1 domain-containing protein produces the protein MKNNVIDFVIPWVDGNDLEWKIEFNKYVPKNKLLNSEDRFRDWDNLQFIFRSFEKCTPWVNKIYLITYGHLPKWLNIHHEKLVIITHKDYLEKRYLPTFSSHPIEINLHKIEGLSEKFVYFNDDLFILKPLSIDEFFKNNLPVDFAISNIMHDGIISHIVMNDIDIINKNFNRHVGDRLTKRGIILKNFFKWFNLNYGIYCFPNLLLLYWKTFTGFLINHYPQPFLKSTFYDLWTKEEELLIQTSLSKFRDNSDVNQYLFRYWQLVSGKFYPGNINNMINHRKYIELRTTNDAVKIAQDIKNRTYKIYCINDSTSKGRYTKETMSDKDFNFSKTILNKALLEIFPEKSRFEI, from the coding sequence ATGAAAAATAATGTTATCGATTTTGTGATACCTTGGGTTGATGGAAATGATTTGGAATGGAAAATAGAGTTTAATAAATATGTGCCTAAAAATAAATTACTTAATTCAGAAGATAGATTTAGAGATTGGGATAATTTACAATTTATTTTTAGAAGTTTTGAGAAATGTACCCCTTGGGTTAATAAAATATATCTTATTACATATGGGCATTTACCTAAATGGTTAAATATTCACCATGAAAAATTAGTTATTATTACTCACAAAGATTATTTAGAGAAAAGATATTTACCAACATTTAGTTCTCATCCTATAGAAATAAACTTACATAAAATTGAAGGATTAAGTGAAAAATTTGTTTACTTTAATGATGACCTTTTTATCCTAAAACCTCTAAGTATAGATGAATTTTTTAAGAATAATTTACCTGTAGATTTTGCTATATCAAATATAATGCATGATGGAATCATTTCACATATTGTAATGAATGATATAGATATTATAAATAAAAATTTTAATAGACATGTTGGAGATAGATTGACAAAAAGAGGAATAATTTTAAAGAATTTTTTTAAATGGTTTAATTTAAATTATGGAATCTATTGTTTCCCAAATTTACTTTTATTATATTGGAAAACATTTACAGGATTTTTAATAAATCATTATCCTCAACCATTTTTAAAGTCAACATTTTATGATCTTTGGACTAAAGAAGAAGAATTACTTATTCAAACATCTTTATCAAAATTTAGAGATAATAGTGATGTCAATCAATATCTTTTTAGATATTGGCAATTAGTTAGTGGAAAGTTTTATCCAGGAAATATTAATAATATGATTAACCATAGAAAATATATTGAATTAAGAACCACGAATGATGCAGTAAAAATTGCACAGGATATAAAAAATAGAACATATAAAATATACTGTATTAATGATTCCACATCAAAAGGAAGATATACTAAAGAAACTATGAGTGATAAAGATTTTAACTTTTCTAAAACTATTTTAAATAAAGCTTTACTAGAGATATTCCCTGAAAAATCAAGATTTGAAATTTAA
- a CDS encoding class I SAM-dependent methyltransferase, with amino-acid sequence MDKLNLELIEAKKRLVAIEEEKKALDEEYKFLQDKIHLYFDSDEYDTDETQKYIIGDFWSKAYKNYKDGGYITNDEYISKVRFSYEVKELETIIKENIKNKSRALDIGCGNGRYTKEFAKLFDNTVGIDLSQERIIQNNQENQNPNINYIYENFMTMKKDALGKFDFVFVGDIFMYTPANDVENVYNNLLKLLNKDGFLVIRESTLIHGNNDWKSKGYVAYYRNVDFYKSGIFEKTFVNLYRNYGYSLYYLDKYFNIFKDARKNVENNPFLLKDIVPKFVDKSLKSSHFYLYLEKSLYKGKMDEK; translated from the coding sequence ATGGATAAATTAAACCTAGAATTAATAGAAGCAAAAAAAAGATTAGTAGCTATAGAAGAAGAAAAAAAAGCTTTAGATGAAGAGTACAAATTTTTACAAGATAAAATTCATTTATATTTTGATAGTGATGAGTATGATACAGATGAAACGCAAAAGTATATAATTGGTGATTTTTGGTCAAAAGCTTATAAAAACTATAAAGATGGTGGATATATAACAAATGATGAATATATCTCAAAAGTCAGATTTAGTTATGAAGTTAAAGAATTAGAAACAATTATAAAAGAGAATATAAAAAATAAATCAAGAGCTTTGGATATTGGTTGTGGGAATGGAAGATATACTAAAGAGTTTGCAAAATTATTTGATAATACCGTTGGTATTGATTTATCGCAAGAGAGAATTATTCAAAATAATCAAGAAAATCAAAATCCTAACATAAATTATATATATGAAAATTTTATGACTATGAAAAAAGATGCTTTAGGTAAATTTGATTTTGTTTTTGTAGGTGATATTTTTATGTACACACCTGCTAATGATGTTGAAAATGTTTATAACAATCTTTTAAAATTGCTAAATAAAGATGGTTTTTTGGTTATTCGAGAGAGCACTTTAATTCATGGAAATAATGATTGGAAATCAAAAGGTTATGTGGCATATTATAGAAATGTAGATTTTTATAAAAGTGGTATTTTTGAAAAAACATTTGTAAATCTATATCGAAATTATGGTTATAGTTTATATTATTTGGATAAATATTTTAATATTTTTAAAGATGCAAGAAAAAATGTTGAAAATAATCCTTTTTTACTTAAAGATATTGTTCCAAAATTTGTTGATAAATCATTGAAATCTAGCCATTTTTATTTATATTTAGAAAAGAGTTTGTATAAAGGTAAAATGGATGAAAAATAA
- a CDS encoding sugar phosphate nucleotidyltransferase has translation MKVLIMAAGIGSRISRHLNGQPKCCVRIGDIELIRYTVELLNKKAITDIAIVTGYSESFIVDSLKGLEYKSYKNNFYDVTNSIASTWFAQDFLEDNDDYIIMNGDVFIEEKVVDLLLKEETSPLFLSDSSRIEDADYKFQWKNNKLVKFGKELSVEETTGEYVGIAKINKNDISFMKKRLNELISEQKHNYWWEDIFYRSLDQKNVFIKDINGLFWAEVDYIEDYERIKIYLERDK, from the coding sequence ATGAAAGTTTTAATAATGGCAGCTGGTATTGGTAGTAGAATTAGTAGGCATCTAAATGGACAACCAAAATGTTGTGTTAGAATAGGTGATATTGAATTAATTAGATATACGGTTGAGTTATTAAACAAAAAAGCTATAACTGATATTGCAATAGTTACAGGGTATAGTGAAAGTTTTATAGTAGATTCTTTAAAAGGATTGGAGTATAAATCATATAAAAACAATTTTTACGATGTAACAAACTCAATTGCATCAACATGGTTTGCACAAGATTTTTTAGAAGATAATGATGATTATATTATTATGAATGGAGATGTTTTTATTGAAGAAAAAGTGGTAGATTTACTTTTAAAAGAAGAAACCTCACCTTTATTTTTAAGTGATAGCTCAAGAATTGAAGATGCAGATTATAAATTTCAATGGAAAAATAATAAATTAGTAAAATTTGGAAAAGAGTTAAGTGTAGAAGAAACAACTGGCGAATATGTTGGAATTGCAAAAATCAATAAAAATGATATTTCATTTATGAAAAAAAGACTTAATGAATTAATAAGTGAACAAAAACATAATTATTGGTGGGAAGATATATTTTATAGAAGTTTAGATCAGAAAAATGTTTTTATTAAAGATATTAATGGATTATTTTGGGCTGAGGTTGATTATATTGAAGATTATGAAAGAATAAAAATTTATTTAGAGCGAGATAAATAG